A part of Tessaracoccus timonensis genomic DNA contains:
- a CDS encoding ABC transporter ATP-binding protein, with product MIRVVNRAELRTLVGWFAFSAVLQGITLALMIPFLRALFSRSETLGTWLVVVAILGAITVTVDTFAMYRSYRISVYEVCDTLIDRVADHVLQLPLGWFNAKREADVANATSKEINTLSHLASMVIPNLCNAFIVPLVMLVATAFIEWPLAVVMAVSILPFILTWRRMSAATTRANDMEDRTSAAAAGRLIEFARLQPVLRATGAATSWDPVQETLQADSEATLAGLRIKGRPAQGFNLIANVTFAVVLALGLSFVTGARLDPIAYLVIAAVSARMLLPLTKAALYASEVDNAAVALRQMGIILDAAPLAEPDSEQAREPRGTSIEFRGVSFSYESGRPVLDDVSLTAPQGAVTALVGPSGAGKSTILRLTARFWDVDAGSVTIGGVDVREIPTTRIMELTSMVFQDTYLFDTTIRENLRIARPNATDAELEEAARKARLDRVIEALPHGWDTEVGPAGQSLSGGERQRVAIARAFIKDAPILLLDEITSALDGENESAISDVISQLSEGRTVIVVAHRLSTIDSADQVVFLEPLADGAIVAETGTPKELSSRPGRFHDFVAAADASSRWQLRHTSG from the coding sequence ATGATCAGGGTCGTCAACAGGGCCGAGTTGCGTACGTTGGTGGGCTGGTTCGCCTTCTCCGCTGTCCTACAAGGCATCACACTGGCGTTGATGATCCCCTTCCTTCGGGCATTATTCTCCCGCTCTGAAACCCTTGGCACCTGGCTCGTCGTCGTTGCCATCCTCGGCGCGATCACGGTGACGGTCGACACCTTCGCGATGTACCGCTCCTATCGGATCAGCGTCTATGAAGTATGCGATACCTTAATTGATCGCGTAGCAGATCATGTCTTGCAGCTGCCGCTTGGGTGGTTTAATGCCAAACGCGAAGCGGACGTGGCTAATGCGACATCCAAGGAGATCAACACCCTGTCGCATCTGGCATCAATGGTGATCCCGAACCTGTGCAACGCCTTCATCGTGCCGTTGGTGATGCTCGTTGCCACCGCATTCATTGAGTGGCCGTTAGCTGTGGTCATGGCAGTGTCGATCTTGCCGTTTATTCTCACGTGGCGGAGAATGTCGGCGGCAACAACCAGAGCCAATGACATGGAAGACCGTACCTCGGCCGCCGCAGCCGGCCGGTTGATTGAGTTCGCCAGGCTACAACCGGTGCTTCGAGCCACGGGTGCCGCGACGTCGTGGGACCCCGTACAAGAGACTCTGCAAGCCGACTCTGAGGCGACGTTGGCCGGGCTTCGGATCAAGGGCCGACCTGCCCAAGGATTCAACCTCATCGCTAACGTGACTTTCGCGGTGGTGCTCGCCTTGGGGCTGTCGTTCGTGACCGGAGCGCGTCTGGACCCGATTGCGTATCTGGTGATCGCGGCGGTCAGTGCGCGCATGCTGCTGCCGCTCACAAAAGCCGCGCTCTACGCATCTGAGGTCGATAACGCCGCAGTGGCGTTGCGCCAGATGGGAATAATCCTTGATGCCGCGCCACTTGCCGAACCTGATTCCGAGCAGGCACGGGAACCGCGTGGGACGTCGATTGAATTCCGAGGAGTGTCGTTTTCCTACGAGTCAGGCCGGCCTGTCCTAGACGATGTCTCGCTCACCGCCCCGCAGGGAGCAGTCACCGCACTAGTGGGGCCGTCAGGGGCCGGGAAGTCGACGATCTTGCGTCTCACCGCAAGGTTTTGGGATGTCGACGCCGGTAGCGTGACCATCGGCGGGGTGGACGTGCGCGAGATTCCAACCACGCGGATCATGGAGCTGACCTCGATGGTGTTCCAGGACACCTACCTGTTTGACACCACGATCCGGGAGAATCTGCGGATTGCCCGCCCCAATGCGACGGACGCCGAGTTGGAAGAGGCAGCTCGCAAGGCGAGACTTGATCGGGTGATTGAGGCGCTGCCTCACGGTTGGGATACCGAAGTGGGGCCTGCCGGGCAGAGCCTGTCTGGAGGTGAGCGCCAACGAGTGGCAATCGCTCGGGCATTCATCAAGGATGCTCCGATACTGCTGCTCGACGAGATTACCTCGGCGCTGGACGGCGAGAATGAATCGGCGATTAGCGACGTCATCAGTCAACTATCTGAGGGCCGCACTGTGATCGTGGTAGCGCACAGACTATCCACCATAGATAGCGCCGATCAGGTGGTCTTCCTCGAACCCTTAGCGGACGGTGCTATCGTCGCCGAAACCGGCACGCCTAAGGAATTGTCTAGTCGGCCCGGACGGTTCCACGATTTCGTGGCTGCCGCCGATGCGTCGTCTCGTTGGCAGCTGAGACACACCTCAGGTTAG
- a CDS encoding ABC transporter ATP-binding protein: MSISVAALIRPAKGAMVLSAVLTALGAIVTLVPFVALHNMAAIWLDGQVRTGWTGKPWVWAVIAVLSLFVGQLLYLFGLGVTHEAEAKLRHRLRGNVVQALGSLPLGRVSQVPHGAIRKMVCDDTAAIHTLVAHVPGDVTNAVVSMVVGLGYLVWVDWRLALALFGTWAVAIMIIVSTTMRGYSDITERFGHAQTALAAATVEMLEGIKEIKNFQATDATRTRFNAARQQFSAISFDWVRRSGRAISLLGSLLRPATVFVTVALLAALFVAQDWSTLSATLPFFLIAPGIPEGFTVLVGLMQHIYESQLAARTTAELLSEKPMPEGSRTQEEGPNPGQVEVCEVSFSYEPDVPVVHGVSFTAEPGTVTALVGPSGGGKSTLARLIARFYDVNDGVVRISGVDVREASFSWLLSRVAIVLQDVTLSNDSVHTNIALSKPSATRAEVEAAARAACIHDRIMRLPEGYDTVLGEVGGFLSGGERQRITLARAYLQDAPILILDEATAQADPQSERAIHEALSTLASGRTVIIIAHRLATIRDADQILVIEDGHITQRGRHEDLVDQAGTYSEMWRAQELHYMA; the protein is encoded by the coding sequence GTGAGTATTTCCGTCGCCGCACTAATCCGCCCGGCCAAGGGCGCGATGGTCCTTTCCGCAGTCCTCACAGCCTTAGGCGCTATCGTCACGCTGGTGCCGTTCGTCGCCTTACACAACATGGCCGCGATCTGGCTTGACGGGCAGGTGCGCACCGGCTGGACCGGAAAGCCGTGGGTTTGGGCCGTGATAGCGGTGCTTTCGCTGTTCGTGGGCCAATTGCTCTACCTGTTTGGATTGGGTGTCACCCACGAGGCAGAAGCCAAGCTCCGACATCGGTTGCGCGGCAATGTGGTCCAAGCGCTGGGCAGTTTGCCCTTGGGTAGGGTCTCGCAGGTGCCGCACGGGGCCATCCGCAAGATGGTGTGTGACGATACCGCAGCCATCCATACTCTCGTTGCGCATGTTCCCGGTGATGTCACCAACGCCGTAGTCTCGATGGTCGTAGGCCTCGGGTATCTCGTGTGGGTCGATTGGCGACTGGCGCTCGCGCTCTTTGGAACGTGGGCCGTAGCGATCATGATCATCGTCAGCACGACCATGCGCGGCTATAGCGATATCACCGAGCGATTCGGACATGCCCAGACCGCACTGGCCGCAGCCACCGTCGAAATGCTTGAGGGCATTAAGGAGATCAAGAATTTCCAGGCCACCGATGCGACCCGAACGCGCTTTAACGCCGCCCGCCAGCAATTTTCTGCCATCTCCTTCGACTGGGTTCGTCGCTCCGGCAGAGCGATTAGTCTGCTCGGTTCGCTACTGCGTCCAGCCACGGTCTTCGTCACGGTCGCGTTACTGGCGGCGCTATTCGTCGCGCAGGATTGGAGCACGCTGTCGGCGACGCTGCCATTCTTCCTGATCGCTCCCGGCATCCCGGAGGGGTTCACGGTGCTAGTCGGTCTGATGCAGCATATCTATGAGTCGCAGCTGGCGGCTCGCACCACGGCAGAGCTGCTTTCCGAGAAACCCATGCCCGAAGGCAGCCGCACCCAAGAAGAGGGCCCAAACCCCGGCCAAGTTGAGGTCTGTGAGGTTTCCTTCTCCTACGAGCCTGACGTGCCCGTTGTGCACGGTGTCTCCTTTACGGCTGAGCCCGGAACGGTCACGGCTCTGGTGGGCCCGTCGGGCGGAGGGAAGTCCACACTGGCCCGGCTGATTGCGCGCTTTTACGACGTCAATGATGGCGTGGTACGCATCAGCGGTGTGGATGTGCGCGAGGCGAGTTTTTCGTGGCTACTTTCCCGCGTCGCGATCGTCCTACAGGACGTAACGTTGTCGAACGATTCGGTCCATACCAATATCGCGCTGTCGAAACCGTCGGCAACGCGCGCCGAGGTCGAGGCAGCAGCCCGTGCGGCATGCATCCACGATCGCATTATGCGTCTGCCCGAGGGGTATGACACCGTGCTTGGCGAGGTTGGTGGCTTCCTCTCGGGCGGTGAGCGGCAACGCATCACCCTGGCGCGAGCATACTTGCAGGATGCGCCGATCTTGATTCTCGACGAGGCCACCGCGCAAGCAGACCCCCAGTCGGAGCGTGCGATCCACGAAGCGCTCAGCACCTTGGCATCCGGGCGCACGGTGATCATCATCGCGCATCGACTCGCCACCATCCGAGACGCCGACCAGATCCTCGTGATTGAGGACGGCCACATCACTCAGCGTGGTAGGCACGAGGACTTGGTCGACCAAGCGGGGACCTATAGCGAGATGTGGCGGGCCCAAGAACTCCATTACATGGCCTAA